From Methanospirillum lacunae, one genomic window encodes:
- the guaA gene encoding glutamine-hydrolyzing GMP synthase, translating into MVKVEKFITESIRRIQEEAGGEHAVIALSGGVDSSVCAELASRAIGDKLIPIYVDTGLMRKGETARIKEIFGHLGVRIIDAGEEFISALAGESDPEKKRKIIGEKFIRIFEREARATGARYLLQGTIYPDCIESEGGIKSHHNVGGMPLSIEFSKVIEPLRELYKDEVRDVAEALGLPGEIAHRMPFPGPGLSVRVVGAITREAIEVVREANAIVEDVLVEKYRPWQCLAALVGLGTGVKGDNRLHGWIVAVRAVNSRDGMTADPIEITWEDLAEIQGRITSTIPAVSRVVYDITPKPPATIEYE; encoded by the coding sequence ATGGTCAAGGTTGAGAAGTTCATTACAGAATCAATCAGAAGGATTCAGGAAGAGGCAGGAGGTGAACATGCAGTCATTGCCCTGTCTGGTGGTGTTGATAGTTCAGTCTGTGCTGAACTGGCATCGCGTGCAATCGGTGACAAACTCATCCCGATTTATGTTGATACCGGGTTGATGCGCAAGGGAGAAACCGCACGGATAAAGGAAATATTTGGTCACCTGGGTGTCAGGATTATTGACGCAGGCGAGGAGTTCATTTCAGCCCTTGCCGGTGAGTCAGATCCTGAGAAAAAACGTAAGATCATTGGTGAGAAGTTTATCAGGATCTTTGAACGTGAAGCCCGTGCAACAGGTGCCAGGTACCTGCTCCAGGGAACGATCTACCCGGATTGTATTGAGAGTGAGGGAGGCATCAAAAGTCATCACAATGTTGGTGGTATGCCCCTCTCGATAGAGTTCAGCAAAGTGATTGAGCCACTCCGTGAACTATACAAGGATGAAGTAAGAGATGTGGCTGAAGCCCTTGGACTACCAGGTGAGATAGCACATCGAATGCCGTTCCCAGGTCCTGGTCTCTCAGTCAGGGTGGTCGGAGCGATCACCCGTGAAGCGATTGAGGTGGTCAGGGAAGCAAATGCAATCGTTGAAGATGTCCTGGTTGAGAAGTACCGTCCATGGCAATGCCTTGCAGCACTCGTCGGTCTTGGTACCGGTGTAAAAGGTGATAACCGATTACATGGGTGGATCGTTGCAGTGAGAGCAGTGAACTCACGCGATGGAATGACCGCTGATCCAATAGAGATCACCTGGGAAGACCTGGCAGAGATCCAGGGTCGTATAACCTCAACTATCCCGGCAGTTTCACGGGTGGTCTATGATATCACGCCCAAACCGCCGGCAACTATCGAATATGAATGA
- a CDS encoding CDP-alcohol phosphatidyltransferase family protein, producing MTLDSYRAQVKPFIDPVVSATVRIGLTPNFCTILSLIAAAGGGYAFFRGDILFGTFGVILNAFFDGLDGAMARALGQQGLRGDFLDHTVDRYADIFILCGIFSGPLCAWWIGIFGLTGVLMSSYMGTQAQAVGVGRFYGGLLGRADRLVLLMGVCIASLFIPAEILGLSLFAWLLLIFGIFGHVTAAQRFAHVWKQLP from the coding sequence ATGACACTTGACTCGTACCGGGCACAGGTTAAACCTTTCATAGATCCTGTTGTATCCGCAACTGTCCGGATAGGTCTCACCCCCAACTTCTGTACGATACTCTCATTGATTGCTGCAGCAGGTGGAGGATATGCATTTTTCAGAGGCGATATTCTCTTCGGCACCTTTGGGGTGATTCTGAATGCGTTCTTTGATGGGCTTGACGGGGCAATGGCACGGGCACTCGGACAGCAGGGGCTCAGGGGTGATTTTCTGGATCACACCGTTGACCGGTATGCTGACATCTTCATCCTGTGTGGTATATTTTCAGGCCCTCTCTGTGCCTGGTGGATTGGGATTTTCGGTCTCACAGGCGTTCTGATGTCATCGTACATGGGGACACAGGCGCAGGCTGTAGGTGTAGGCCGCTTTTATGGAGGTCTACTTGGCAGGGCTGACCGGCTCGTACTTCTGATGGGTGTCTGCATCGCCAGCCTGTTCATCCCGGCAGAAATTCTTGGGCTCAGTCTCTTTGCATGGCTGCTTCTGATCTTTGGTATATTCGGGCATGTGACCGCAGCACAGCGCTTTGCCCATGTTTGGAAACAACTTCCCTGA
- a CDS encoding acetylornithine transaminase, which yields MNFESNYRELESQYIMPAFSREIMITKGSGCTVTDADGKQYLDLVAGIAVCSTGHCHPKVVKAIAEQAAELIHCSNLFYVPHQGALAKKLVEISGLPGNAKAFFSNSGAEAMEGALKLARIRTGRKEFIACEGGFHGRTMGSLACTHKPAIREPFMPLQPFTSFVPYGDVQALKGAITEETAAVILEPIQGEGGVIIPPPGYLKQVREICDAKGVLLIVDEVQSGMGRTGHWFAFQEEGIHPDIITMAKAMASGFPMGAIVAREGLEFGKSEHGSTFAGGPIACAAALASIDVIGKVLPEVAAKGERFRAALAHLNPRVKGLMIGITIGDHCADVQKECAVHGLLVNCAAHGNLRLVPPLTITNAEIDKATGIINAAVSKFASS from the coding sequence ATGAATTTCGAATCAAATTATCGGGAACTTGAATCACAATATATCATGCCTGCATTCAGCAGGGAGATCATGATCACCAAAGGGTCCGGATGCACTGTCACCGATGCTGACGGGAAGCAATATCTTGATCTTGTAGCAGGAATCGCAGTGTGCAGTACCGGCCACTGCCATCCAAAGGTAGTCAAAGCAATAGCAGAGCAGGCAGCAGAACTGATCCATTGTTCGAACCTGTTCTATGTTCCGCATCAGGGTGCTCTCGCAAAAAAACTGGTAGAGATATCAGGACTTCCAGGAAACGCGAAAGCATTCTTCTCCAACTCTGGAGCAGAGGCAATGGAAGGAGCCCTGAAATTGGCACGGATCAGAACCGGAAGAAAAGAGTTCATTGCATGCGAGGGAGGTTTTCATGGGCGGACTATGGGGTCCCTTGCCTGTACCCATAAACCTGCTATCAGAGAGCCTTTCATGCCTCTTCAGCCGTTTACATCGTTTGTACCCTACGGTGATGTACAAGCACTGAAGGGTGCAATTACAGAGGAGACAGCTGCCGTAATTCTTGAACCGATTCAGGGTGAAGGGGGTGTCATTATTCCCCCTCCAGGATACCTGAAGCAGGTCAGGGAGATCTGTGATGCCAAAGGTGTCCTCCTCATCGTTGACGAGGTTCAGAGTGGTATGGGTAGGACAGGTCACTGGTTTGCATTCCAGGAAGAAGGAATTCATCCTGATATTATTACCATGGCTAAGGCTATGGCGAGTGGATTTCCCATGGGAGCTATCGTTGCACGGGAAGGACTTGAATTTGGGAAATCAGAGCATGGAAGCACCTTTGCAGGGGGGCCAATAGCCTGCGCTGCAGCTCTTGCATCGATTGATGTTATTGGTAAAGTACTTCCTGAAGTTGCAGCAAAGGGTGAGCGGTTCAGGGCAGCACTCGCTCATCTCAATCCCCGGGTTAAGGGACTGATGATCGGGATAACAATTGGCGATCATTGTGCTGACGTTCAGAAAGAATGTGCAGTACATGGCCTGCTTGTTAACTGTGCAGCACACGGGAACCTGAGGCTTGTCCCCCCATTGACAATCACGAATGCCGAAATAGACAAGGCAACAGGTATCATCAATGCAGCAGTCAGTAAATTCGCGAGTTCGTGA
- a CDS encoding dolichyl-phosphate beta-glucosyltransferase: MRYSIVIPAYNEEKRIGHLLQNLSDPHAEFIFVCDGTDRTPEVIQEFSSGHPDLTVRCLNNYSHRLGKGGGVYEGFRAATAPLIGFMDADNSTQYSEMLRLIDQIGDYDGIIGSRHMPDSTVEIHQPLSRRVQSRAFNIIIRLLFGLQFYDTQCGAKIFRKDAIDKILPALRARGFEFDVELLWHMRRAGFQVLEVPVIWNDTGDSRLQTSDAFSMLSTLLHLRLGIGAHD; encoded by the coding sequence ATGAGATACAGTATCGTTATTCCGGCATATAATGAAGAGAAACGGATAGGACATCTTCTGCAAAATCTCTCTGACCCACATGCAGAGTTTATCTTTGTCTGCGATGGAACAGACAGGACCCCGGAAGTAATACAGGAATTCTCATCAGGGCACCCGGATCTCACAGTCCGGTGTCTGAATAATTATTCACACAGGCTTGGAAAGGGTGGTGGGGTTTATGAGGGTTTCAGGGCTGCAACAGCTCCCCTGATTGGATTCATGGACGCAGACAATTCAACACAATATTCTGAGATGCTCCGCCTTATTGACCAGATCGGTGATTATGACGGGATCATTGGCTCACGCCATATGCCTGATTCGACCGTGGAGATTCATCAGCCCCTGTCGCGACGGGTCCAGAGCAGGGCATTTAATATCATCATCAGACTGCTTTTTGGTCTGCAGTTCTATGATACCCAATGTGGGGCAAAGATCTTTCGCAAGGATGCGATTGATAAAATTCTCCCAGCTTTACGGGCACGTGGGTTTGAGTTCGATGTAGAACTCCTCTGGCACATGAGGAGGGCCGGATTTCAGGTTCTGGAAGTTCCGGTTATCTGGAATGATACCGGAGATTCCAGGCTTCAGACTTCAGACGCATTTTCCATGCTTTCCACTCTTCTTCATCTGCGACTGGGTATCGGAGCCCATGATTGA
- the hisC gene encoding histidinol-phosphate transaminase, with amino-acid sequence MQQSVNSRVRDIYKQEGYVYARSPEEIAETYGFSRVARLASNENPFGPSPLAVAEVQKALATIHRYPDTGGAGRLIQALKDYHGDYEFVTGVGMDGVIETCIRVLVNPGEAVAVSVPTFSFYGLAAKAQGAEVIKIPRRDDFTVDVDTFISAAKNAKIAFLCSPNNPTGTMTSLEDVERIADALDGILFLDNAYVEFSEIDYRSLMEKHDNLVIGRTMSKVFGLAGCRIGYAFVPSWLKPVYEKAATPFTVNTLSLSAATGALADKEYVERTIRHVRSWIQKFHDICKLPVLPGGANFVMIDTAPMSGDECAARLAEKGVIVRSCRSFPGLADHYIRVCVGEDWECEQFLSGINQIC; translated from the coding sequence ATGCAGCAGTCAGTAAATTCGCGAGTTCGTGATATCTACAAGCAGGAAGGGTATGTGTATGCCCGCTCCCCTGAAGAGATAGCAGAGACCTATGGTTTTTCAAGGGTTGCACGGCTGGCAAGCAATGAAAATCCCTTCGGTCCTTCTCCTCTTGCGGTTGCTGAAGTACAGAAAGCACTTGCTACTATTCACCGGTATCCTGATACCGGAGGAGCCGGGAGACTGATTCAGGCACTCAAGGATTACCATGGTGACTATGAGTTTGTAACCGGTGTTGGGATGGACGGGGTTATTGAGACCTGTATCCGTGTACTGGTAAATCCGGGTGAGGCCGTTGCCGTATCAGTCCCGACCTTTTCATTTTACGGGCTTGCAGCAAAGGCCCAGGGAGCAGAGGTTATCAAAATCCCACGGAGAGATGACTTCACAGTAGATGTTGATACTTTCATATCTGCAGCCAAAAATGCAAAGATAGCATTCCTATGCAGTCCTAACAACCCAACCGGAACCATGACTTCTCTGGAAGATGTTGAAAGGATCGCAGATGCACTGGATGGCATCCTCTTTCTGGATAATGCATATGTTGAATTTTCAGAGATCGATTACCGCTCCCTGATGGAAAAGCACGATAACCTTGTTATCGGACGGACCATGTCGAAGGTCTTCGGCCTTGCCGGCTGTCGGATCGGGTATGCTTTTGTTCCATCGTGGCTGAAACCGGTGTATGAAAAGGCAGCAACCCCGTTCACGGTTAATACTCTGTCACTTTCTGCAGCAACCGGTGCCCTTGCTGATAAGGAGTACGTTGAGCGCACAATCAGGCATGTGAGATCCTGGATCCAGAAATTCCACGATATATGCAAACTACCGGTTCTGCCGGGAGGAGCCAACTTTGTGATGATCGACACCGCACCAATGAGTGGAGATGAGTGCGCGGCACGGCTTGCAGAGAAAGGTGTCATCGTTAGATCATGCCGGTCCTTCCCCGGTCTTGCTGATCACTACATCAGGGTCTGTGTGGGTGAGGACTGGGAATGTGAACAGTTCCTCTCAGGAATTAACCAGATATGCTGA
- a CDS encoding adenylate kinase family protein: protein MLIALTGTPGTGKSTVSDELTNRGHQVIRANDTIGPYIIEEDDERQAHVIDTDRWRDEFPLLDGIVEGHLTHLLPVSRVIVIRCRPDVLKERLVARGYPDEKVAENVEAELLDVVLIEAMEEHTPEMIYEMDVTDKTVAEVADMIEGILTGDVPPKHGVVDWLSTCVDLL, encoded by the coding sequence ATGCTGATTGCCCTGACCGGGACTCCCGGGACCGGGAAATCTACCGTATCTGATGAACTTACAAACCGTGGTCATCAGGTCATCAGGGCAAACGATACTATCGGTCCATACATCATCGAAGAAGATGATGAAAGACAGGCACACGTCATAGATACAGATCGGTGGCGTGATGAGTTCCCTCTACTGGATGGAATTGTTGAAGGACATCTTACTCATCTCCTTCCTGTATCACGGGTTATCGTTATCAGGTGTCGTCCTGATGTTCTAAAAGAGCGACTTGTTGCCAGGGGGTATCCTGACGAGAAGGTTGCCGAGAATGTGGAGGCAGAACTACTTGATGTTGTCCTCATTGAGGCAATGGAAGAGCATACCCCTGAGATGATATATGAGATGGATGTAACCGATAAGACAGTTGCCGAGGTTGCAGATATGATAGAAGGGATCCTGACCGGAGATGTACCCCCCAAACATGGTGTTGTTGATTGGCTTTCCACCTGTGTGGACTTATTATGA
- a CDS encoding CTP synthase: MKYIFITGGVMSGLGKGITAASIGRLLKNRGYNVTAVKIDPYLNIDAGTMNPAQHGEVYVLHDGGEVDLDLGNYERFLDIELNSSHNITTGKVYRLVIDKERRGDYLGQTVQIIPHITDQIKECIRIAASEKVFDGKEADICIVEVGGTVGDIESMPFLESVRQMRSELPPEDRALVHVTLMPSDSMGDLKTKPTQHSVKALRELGLFTDIIVGRSERPISINTKKKISSLCDIPQYAVISATTAPDIYQVPMELEKEGLSKVLCQHLKLANESLDPDWYRVVTREYTQRVTIGIVSKYGKEDVYLSIKEALKHAGRSLSTEVSIRWLDAERVEKAELKECDGILIPGGFGVRGIEGKICAIQFAREEKVPLLGLCLGFQLSVVEYARHVLGWSDACSSECSAGTEVITILPEQDGVEELGGTMRLGDYQITVKPGTLAMKLYGGDEITERHRHRYEVDPSYIAEMEAAGLIFSGTWGNRMEIVEIPDHPFFFATQFHPEFRSRPTRPSPPFLGFVEAALKMKKGAE; encoded by the coding sequence ATGAAGTATATCTTTATTACCGGCGGTGTGATGAGTGGTCTTGGGAAAGGGATCACCGCCGCATCAATTGGGAGGCTTTTGAAAAACCGGGGATATAATGTCACCGCGGTCAAGATTGATCCCTACCTGAATATCGATGCGGGAACTATGAATCCAGCCCAACATGGAGAAGTGTATGTTCTTCATGACGGGGGCGAGGTGGATCTGGACCTCGGCAACTACGAACGGTTCCTGGACATTGAGCTCAACTCATCCCACAATATTACCACCGGGAAGGTGTACCGCCTCGTCATCGATAAGGAACGCAGGGGCGATTATCTTGGTCAGACTGTGCAGATCATCCCGCATATTACAGATCAGATCAAGGAATGCATCAGGATTGCGGCATCTGAGAAGGTCTTTGATGGGAAAGAAGCAGACATCTGCATTGTAGAGGTTGGAGGGACTGTCGGAGATATCGAGAGCATGCCATTCCTTGAATCTGTCAGGCAGATGCGTAGTGAACTGCCACCCGAAGACCGCGCACTAGTTCATGTCACCCTGATGCCTTCTGACTCTATGGGGGATCTTAAGACCAAACCTACCCAGCACTCAGTCAAGGCACTGCGTGAACTCGGGTTGTTTACTGATATCATCGTTGGAAGAAGTGAACGCCCGATCTCAATCAATACCAAGAAAAAGATCTCCTCTCTCTGTGACATCCCCCAGTATGCAGTTATCAGTGCAACTACTGCACCTGATATCTATCAGGTTCCGATGGAACTTGAGAAAGAAGGGCTCTCAAAGGTGCTCTGTCAGCATCTGAAACTGGCAAACGAATCCCTTGATCCTGACTGGTACCGCGTGGTGACCCGGGAATATACCCAGCGGGTAACTATCGGGATTGTGAGCAAGTACGGAAAAGAGGATGTGTATCTCTCGATAAAGGAGGCCCTCAAGCATGCAGGACGGTCGCTATCAACCGAGGTTTCAATCAGGTGGCTTGATGCAGAGCGTGTTGAGAAAGCTGAACTCAAGGAATGCGATGGTATCCTGATCCCTGGAGGATTTGGTGTCAGGGGGATCGAAGGGAAAATCTGTGCAATTCAGTTTGCACGTGAAGAGAAGGTCCCACTACTCGGACTCTGTCTCGGGTTCCAGCTCTCGGTTGTTGAGTACGCCCGTCATGTTCTGGGGTGGAGCGATGCGTGTAGCAGTGAGTGCAGCGCCGGCACTGAAGTGATTACCATCCTGCCTGAACAGGACGGTGTCGAAGAACTTGGAGGGACTATGCGTCTTGGTGATTATCAGATCACGGTCAAGCCAGGGACCCTTGCGATGAAGTTGTATGGTGGGGATGAAATCACCGAACGTCATCGTCATCGTTACGAGGTGGATCCATCATATATCGCTGAAATGGAGGCTGCGGGTCTTATCTTCTCAGGAACCTGGGGGAACAGAATGGAGATCGTCGAGATACCGGATCATCCGTTCTTCTTTGCAACCCAGTTCCATCCTGAGTTCAGATCACGTCCGACAAGACCCTCACCACCGTTCCTCGGGTTTGTTGAAGCAGCGCTGAAGATGAAGAAGGGAGCAGAATAA
- a CDS encoding PaaI family thioesterase — MSYLDDVINSGQKANPFFCLMGIEPKKWGEGKASLMMTVRPDMTNGEGWLQGGMYTSLVDEAMALAIYTLLEDGQMIATISCTTTFLRGVRARECVVAEAWVVRKGRQIIFTEGRVCSADAKYELARCSASFTVR, encoded by the coding sequence ATGTCATATCTTGATGATGTCATAAATTCAGGCCAGAAAGCAAACCCATTTTTCTGTCTTATGGGGATAGAACCAAAAAAATGGGGAGAGGGCAAAGCATCTCTCATGATGACCGTCAGGCCCGATATGACCAACGGGGAGGGATGGCTCCAGGGTGGGATGTATACGTCCTTAGTCGATGAGGCGATGGCTTTGGCTATTTACACTCTGCTTGAAGACGGTCAGATGATAGCAACAATATCCTGTACTACCACATTTCTCCGGGGTGTCAGGGCCAGAGAGTGTGTTGTAGCAGAAGCCTGGGTAGTCAGGAAAGGCAGACAGATCATCTTTACAGAAGGGAGAGTCTGCAGTGCGGACGCAAAGTATGAACTTGCCAGGTGTTCTGCGTCATTTACGGTACGATAA
- a CDS encoding tetratricopeptide repeat protein — protein MIDADRITAEAFRLFEQEKYSACLDLIQSIPPRSIDTRIRILEAICLYSVGSLDEAEVCLRDLRSKVPDSSEVCLYLGKVLERKGDEGARAEFAEAVRLAPDQTEGIRRYARYLTGAGDHRAALCLLKRLVLLTGKGEDIAGLMLCYSALGFFEEGIARYKKAGAPDECFRIYLNLLLASEKFQELADEIEKSPNKDDHDLIILSCESLVHINSDKADQEFLIQLRKNPSAELASHYARYLESQGLIREALGVWSTWLAKSENPAYQLQGASLIETVSGPEQALELYSQVLFGKDIHEHLNLNIWLSSFRRLLVETRGSTVALDEALTRIRPDLQPSILVGIAEWCEEERRHEDAKRLFLQAFRSDLTNSGFSYAQYLGRNSEKREQKKILGYILKTIRKARDLEMIAGKILTLPEPEPDLISFLNQRFEGYVSLLSQEGRELYARCLSMETKHELQAGSPDKALKHALTGLSVVPVDASSVAELLFALLVESKTQVLPDFLPSQICPVTKPPGSVSTTGQISFSWLDPGEGAVVEYLRKHRVCNEMDLRKVAGTRRVAGLMNRIMRKSEEHGIHLADKEGCSEFGEVYRYAGP, from the coding sequence ATGATTGACGCAGACAGAATCACGGCCGAGGCATTCAGGCTGTTTGAGCAGGAAAAATATTCAGCCTGTCTTGACCTTATCCAATCCATTCCTCCGAGGTCGATAGATACAAGAATCCGGATCCTTGAAGCAATCTGCCTGTATAGTGTAGGGTCCCTTGATGAAGCAGAAGTCTGCCTACGTGATCTCAGGTCAAAGGTTCCTGATTCATCTGAAGTCTGCTTATACCTGGGAAAAGTACTTGAACGAAAAGGAGACGAAGGAGCCAGGGCAGAGTTTGCAGAAGCAGTCAGGCTGGCACCAGATCAGACAGAAGGTATCAGAAGATATGCCAGGTACCTTACAGGAGCGGGAGATCATCGGGCTGCACTCTGTCTGCTCAAAAGACTGGTTCTGCTCACGGGCAAGGGTGAAGATATTGCTGGACTCATGCTCTGTTATAGTGCTCTGGGATTTTTTGAAGAGGGTATTGCACGATACAAAAAGGCAGGAGCCCCTGACGAATGCTTCAGGATATATCTCAATCTGCTTTTGGCATCAGAAAAATTCCAGGAACTTGCTGACGAGATCGAAAAATCTCCAAACAAAGATGATCACGATCTTATAATCCTCTCCTGTGAATCCCTGGTTCACATAAATTCAGACAAGGCAGATCAGGAGTTTCTCATCCAACTCAGGAAAAACCCCTCTGCCGAACTTGCCTCCCATTATGCAAGATATCTTGAATCTCAGGGACTTATCCGGGAAGCACTCGGAGTCTGGTCAACCTGGCTCGCAAAGAGTGAAAACCCGGCATACCAATTGCAGGGAGCTTCTCTTATCGAGACAGTATCAGGGCCAGAACAAGCGCTTGAACTTTATTCACAAGTTCTTTTTGGAAAGGATATCCATGAACATTTGAATCTGAACATATGGCTCTCCTCCTTTCGCAGGCTTCTGGTGGAAACAAGAGGAAGTACTGTAGCACTAGACGAAGCACTTACCCGAATCAGACCTGATCTTCAGCCATCCATCCTGGTTGGAATCGCAGAGTGGTGTGAGGAGGAAAGGAGACATGAAGATGCAAAACGCCTTTTCCTTCAGGCATTCAGATCAGACCTGACAAACTCAGGTTTTTCGTATGCCCAGTACCTCGGACGGAATAGTGAGAAGAGGGAACAGAAAAAGATTCTGGGATATATTCTGAAAACGATCAGAAAAGCAAGGGATCTTGAAATGATAGCAGGAAAAATCCTGACATTACCAGAGCCTGAACCTGATCTCATCTCATTTCTGAACCAGCGGTTTGAAGGGTATGTCTCTCTGCTCTCCCAGGAGGGACGTGAATTATACGCCCGCTGCCTTTCTATGGAAACAAAGCATGAACTCCAGGCAGGAAGTCCGGATAAAGCTCTCAAACATGCCCTGACCGGGTTATCAGTTGTACCGGTTGATGCAAGTAGTGTTGCCGAGTTACTTTTTGCCCTCCTCGTTGAATCTAAAACTCAGGTTCTTCCGGACTTTCTTCCGTCACAGATATGTCCTGTAACAAAACCGCCGGGCTCTGTGAGCACCACAGGACAGATATCTTTCTCATGGCTTGATCCGGGTGAAGGGGCAGTCGTTGAATACCTTCGAAAACACCGGGTCTGTAATGAGATGGATCTCAGGAAAGTGGCAGGAACCCGCCGGGTTGCCGGGCTGATGAACAGAATCATGAGAAAATCTGAAGAGCATGGGATCCATCTTGCAGACAAGGAAGGATGCTCTGAATTCGGGGAGGTGTACCGATATGCAGGCCCCTGA